A stretch of Apodemus sylvaticus chromosome 18, mApoSyl1.1, whole genome shotgun sequence DNA encodes these proteins:
- the LOC127668978 gene encoding translation initiation factor IF-2-like, with protein MGFIQGINQKEKLKRRGRVGLGFQDSSSLETALLPAWPRAERQCARRAQRKVAAQGGDSRPRATSRVRTAESPRLASPWAGAPQLLLRGLGSSGPPALRPPGPWQRPPHLQPEGGPVPLHQGNAEGLLEPTPSAPARPRSPPRLRARRPAARVRAAPRLRPGAQGAAAGVSANCPAPRARAQEAQPAGDRPGAGRGNGRKAWRTLAVPGGAVLARTCRSHGYCPPKGRGQGASREPGRALQTRAAS; from the exons ATGGGTTTTATCCAAGGCATCAACCAAAAGGAAAAGTTAAAGA GACGGGGTCGGGTAGGTTTGGGGTTCCAGGACTCGTCCTCTCTAGAAACCGCCCTCCTTCCAGCCTGGCCCCGGGCAGAACGCCAGTGCGCACGCCGGGCGCAGCGGAAGGTCGCGGCCCAGGGCGGCGACTCCCGCCCTCGGGCGACCAGCAGGGTCCGGACAGCGGAGTCTCCCCGCCTCGCCTCGCCCTGGGCCGGcgcccctcagctcctcctccgtGGCCTCGGCTCGTCGGGCCCGCCGGCCCTCCGCCCACCCGGCCCGTGGCAGCGGCCGCCTCACCTACAACCCGAGGGTGGGCCCGTCCCGCTCCACCAAGGCAACGCTGAAGGTCTTCTCGAACCAACGCCGTCTGCGCCTGCGCGACCTCGCTCCCCGCCGCGCCTGCGCGCCCGTCGCCCCGCAGCGCGAGTGCGCGCGGCGCCGCGCCTCAGACCCGGCGCGCAGGGGGCCGCGGCGGGCGTCTCCGCCAACTGTCCGGCTCCGCGCGCGCGTGCGCAGGAGGCCCAGCCGGCGGGTGACCGGCCGGGCGCGGGTCGTGGAAATGGCCGAAAGGCCTGGAGGACCTTAGCTGTGCCCGGAGGCGCCGTTCTCGCGAGAACGTGCCGAAGCCATGGCTACTGTCCCCCGAAGGGGCGCGGGCAGGGCGCCAGCAGAGAACCAGGGCGGGCTCTGCAGACCCGAGCTGCAAGCTAG